One Luteibacter sp. 9135 DNA segment encodes these proteins:
- a CDS encoding TonB-dependent receptor family protein, whose product MKHRLRQRHIVIALGLAVLAQAVSAQDATIASTTATPQDKARKLDAVTVTGSVLGASRAEDVKTYAGSRQVIDREALATGANRSLDDALQRVPGVKIFDETGTGVLPQIALRGLYESRSGRVQALLDGIPLSLAPYGQTSLSLFPVTLNQIDRIDIVRGGAAVQYGPNNVGGVINFVSKPIPDTWRTTVGERITAYGRGQMLRDTSVSTGGYLTPNFGMQLDADYLKGEYFRGHSGTNVKNVRLRTEWWISDDKLLKADVQRYVARMDMAGALSVADYEDDPRQATRPLDRFHGSTTRASLTYEQDLGAWWLFDTSKFSWSNFSSDSERNFIVGMRRSSAQTWRSDLPPQLLQSAPRGFKVYGTQPQFSLHIDGPVTQQWTVGARAVHEDIDFLVGNTGLDNGVYTLVRDWQFRDRAWAAYVSDAIGFADDRLTVTPGVRYEHLDATYRNLANGVSFENNVRNALPGLTVGFKASDTWYVYADAQRSLRAPQVTQIVFGDNLDSELAWNYELGARFQPTARTAIHADLYRIDFDKQIQLDNTTRTYGNIGKTIHQGLEADVAWSPEALDGLKLTAGYAYLDAEQRSGAFEGLRVPYTSRNQVNVGASYTRGHTTVALSGYYFSSAFTDTANTRAENAIASVGRLPAYAVWNAQWTQTLLTQGTSVLTGSLALNNLFDRQYWYRGIDTSPWGRQPAPGRSVTLGLELAF is encoded by the coding sequence GACGTATGCGGGCAGCCGTCAGGTGATCGATCGCGAGGCGCTGGCCACGGGTGCCAACCGCTCGCTGGACGATGCCTTGCAGCGCGTGCCCGGCGTGAAGATCTTCGACGAGACGGGTACCGGCGTGCTGCCGCAGATTGCGTTGCGCGGGCTGTATGAAAGCCGCAGCGGACGCGTGCAGGCGCTGCTGGATGGCATTCCGCTGTCGCTGGCGCCGTATGGGCAGACCAGCCTGTCGCTGTTCCCGGTGACGCTGAACCAGATCGACCGCATCGACATCGTGCGCGGCGGTGCCGCCGTGCAGTACGGCCCGAACAACGTGGGCGGCGTCATCAATTTCGTCAGCAAGCCCATTCCCGACACGTGGCGCACCACGGTCGGCGAGCGCATCACCGCGTATGGCCGCGGCCAGATGCTGCGCGACACCTCCGTGTCCACCGGCGGCTACCTCACGCCGAACTTCGGCATGCAGCTGGATGCCGATTACCTCAAGGGCGAATACTTCCGCGGACACAGCGGCACGAACGTCAAGAACGTCCGCCTGCGCACCGAGTGGTGGATCAGCGACGACAAACTGCTCAAGGCGGACGTGCAGCGCTACGTCGCGCGCATGGACATGGCGGGAGCCTTATCGGTCGCCGACTACGAGGACGACCCCCGCCAGGCCACGCGGCCGCTGGATCGTTTCCACGGCAGCACCACGCGCGCATCGCTGACTTACGAGCAGGACCTGGGCGCATGGTGGCTGTTCGACACCTCCAAGTTCAGCTGGAGCAACTTCAGTTCCGACAGCGAGCGCAACTTCATCGTGGGCATGCGCCGTTCCTCCGCGCAGACCTGGCGTTCCGACCTGCCGCCGCAGCTGCTGCAGAGCGCGCCGCGCGGCTTCAAGGTGTACGGCACGCAACCGCAGTTCAGCCTGCATATCGATGGACCGGTGACCCAGCAATGGACGGTGGGCGCGCGTGCGGTGCACGAGGACATCGATTTCCTGGTCGGCAACACCGGCCTCGACAACGGCGTGTACACGCTGGTGCGTGACTGGCAGTTCCGCGACCGTGCCTGGGCGGCGTACGTCAGCGATGCGATCGGCTTTGCCGACGACCGACTGACCGTGACCCCCGGCGTGCGCTACGAGCACCTGGACGCTACCTATCGCAACCTCGCCAACGGCGTGAGCTTCGAAAACAACGTGCGCAATGCATTGCCGGGCCTGACCGTCGGCTTCAAGGCCTCGGACACGTGGTACGTGTACGCGGATGCGCAGCGCTCGCTGCGCGCGCCGCAGGTCACGCAGATCGTGTTCGGCGACAACCTGGATTCGGAGCTGGCCTGGAACTACGAGCTGGGCGCGCGTTTCCAGCCCACCGCGCGGACGGCCATCCACGCCGATCTGTATCGCATCGACTTCGACAAGCAGATCCAGCTCGACAACACCACGCGCACCTACGGCAACATCGGCAAGACCATCCACCAGGGCCTGGAGGCCGACGTCGCGTGGTCGCCTGAAGCGCTGGATGGGCTGAAGCTGACCGCCGGCTACGCCTACCTGGACGCCGAGCAGCGCTCGGGCGCCTTCGAGGGCCTGCGCGTGCCGTACACCTCGCGCAACCAGGTGAATGTGGGCGCGTCGTACACGCGCGGTCATACCACCGTCGCGTTGTCGGGTTACTACTTCAGCAGCGCTTTCACGGATACCGCCAACACGCGGGCCGAGAACGCCATCGCCTCGGTGGGCCGCTTGCCCGCGTACGCCGTGTGGAACGCGCAGTGGACGCAGACCCTTCTCACGCAGGGCACGTCGGTGCTCACCGGGTCGCTGGCGCTGAACAATCTTTTCGACAGGCAGTACTGGTACAGGGGAATCGATACCAGTCCGTGGGGTCGCCAGCCGGCCCCGGGTCGCAGTGTGACCCTCGGACTGGAGCTGGCTTTCTAA